The following are encoded together in the Capsulimonas corticalis genome:
- a CDS encoding glycoside hydrolase family 130 protein has translation MTTQRAAILCAAALAISLNPAGAAPNAADTPRAAWMLGPFAKADDANPILKPDPSAAFDCPMTKAKVAWEHDHVFNPAAVVRNGKVYILYRAEDHSGEGIGHHTSRLGLAESKDGLRFTKCPTPVLFPDEDDQKANEWTGGCEDPRIVETEDGGYVLMYTQWNRSVARLASATSRDLVHWTKHGPVLAKSNGGKFLGVYCKSGAVVTRRKGDHLIAAKIDGKYWMYFGEGSVYAATSTNLTDWDPVLDERGAWKPLLQTRANHFDSSLAESGPPAIITDRGIVFLYNGKNGDQNGDKSIPAGAYSGGQALFDAKDPTKLIDRTDGWFITPERPYETTGQYAAGTVFIEGLVHFQKKWFLYYGTADSFVAAAVAKE, from the coding sequence ATGACCACCCAGCGCGCGGCCATTCTCTGCGCGGCCGCCCTCGCCATATCCCTGAACCCCGCCGGCGCCGCGCCCAACGCCGCCGACACGCCCCGCGCCGCCTGGATGCTTGGACCATTCGCCAAGGCCGACGACGCTAATCCCATCCTGAAGCCCGATCCCAGCGCCGCCTTCGACTGCCCGATGACGAAGGCTAAAGTCGCCTGGGAGCACGATCATGTCTTCAATCCAGCGGCCGTGGTCCGCAATGGCAAAGTTTATATTCTTTACCGGGCCGAGGATCACTCCGGAGAAGGCATCGGCCATCATACGTCTCGCCTCGGCCTCGCCGAAAGCAAGGACGGCCTGCGCTTCACTAAATGCCCCACTCCCGTGCTCTTTCCCGATGAGGATGACCAGAAGGCCAACGAATGGACGGGCGGCTGCGAGGACCCGCGCATCGTGGAGACCGAAGACGGCGGCTATGTCCTGATGTATACCCAGTGGAACCGCAGCGTCGCCCGCCTCGCGTCGGCGACCTCGCGCGATCTGGTCCACTGGACAAAGCACGGCCCGGTGCTCGCCAAATCGAACGGCGGTAAGTTTCTGGGAGTCTACTGCAAGTCCGGAGCGGTGGTCACGCGGCGCAAAGGCGACCACTTGATCGCCGCGAAGATCGATGGCAAGTACTGGATGTACTTCGGCGAGGGCTCGGTCTACGCCGCGACCTCGACCAATCTGACCGACTGGGACCCGGTGCTGGACGAACGCGGCGCATGGAAGCCGCTCCTGCAAACCCGGGCCAACCATTTCGACAGCAGTCTCGCCGAATCCGGCCCGCCGGCGATCATCACCGATCGGGGAATCGTATTTCTCTACAATGGGAAAAACGGCGATCAAAACGGCGACAAGTCCATCCCCGCCGGCGCGTACTCCGGCGGTCAGGCGCTATTCGACGCCAAAGATCCAACCAAACTCATCGACCGCACCGACGGCTGGTTCATCACGCCCGAGCGCCCTTACGAAACCACCGGCCAGTACGCCGCCGGCACGGTCTTCATCGAAGGTCTGGTCCACTTCCAAAAGAAGTGGTTTTTATACTACGGCACAGCCGACTCGTTTGTCGCAGCGGCGGTCGCGAAGGAATGA
- a CDS encoding glycosyl hydrolase 2 galactose-binding domain-containing protein has product MRPNTRISLTLAALACAAPGAHAADLPASVAISGGWKLQTEAKVGAAGDSVSGAQYKTSGWYDAVVPGTVLTTLVQAGVYPEPLYGENNRAIPESLNKSNYWYRTTFTVPRGYAGKAVWLRFDGINYTANVWINGHSAGEIQGAFTRGVFDVTPYVKPGATSVLAVEVHPQPHPGVPHEHTQATGTGGNGGITALDGPTFLCTIGWDWMPGIRDRDTGIWRDVTLSATGPVTLTDTDVVSDLPTPKLDVADLTVQTTLHNTTGQAQSGELIGAFGGVTFHKPITLAAAETKLLTLTSADTPQLRVQNPKLWWPNGYGPQNLYHLQLKFVAKNDTSDVTNTNFGVRKITYEVPSSENLTLSVNNVPIMVRGGDWGMDDAMKRVTAKRIDAQVRMHKLANLNMIRNWVGQSTSQYLYDACDKYGIMLWDEFFQPNPSDGPNPSDEALYLANVREKILRFRSHPSIAVWCGRNEGPPPPGINAGIQALMTELDPKRHYQPSSTDGRGVHSGGPYCYQEPRKLYSFNEPFKTEIGGVSVPTLEGVRLMMPEKDWTEINDDWAEHDLCAGAQGGDWYPKTLSARFGKAATFEDFVRKAQLANYEYHRAVYEGRNSKLFAPASGVILWMSHPAQPSFVWQLYSYDLEPNASLFGARKGNEMVHIQMNQSDWRLIAVNNSARPIANLTATATVLNLDGSVQYTRDFPVSAPSAATSDVGAIDWPANLSPVHFVKLTLRDSLKQLVSENFYWRADPAHEDDFSALGSLPTVPLTASAVAHDSGANRQIVVTLQNPAKVVALMTHLQLRRQRSGARVLPAFYSDNYVSLLPGETRTITIDAAKEDFAGETPQVVIDGWNATVAPKDAGASGVSFAPNNHAAETHTFVRNIHILKNINSGGAAVGIFSADGNFSDGNVYGSDAVVDTSAPNAGPAALYQTERWGNLTYNLPVAPADAKRAFTVRLHFAENKYESAGQRKFAVTINGKRVLNEFDIFAEAGGSKKALVKDFPGIVPNADGEIVIDFIKGSADEAKVCGVQIF; this is encoded by the coding sequence ATGCGCCCAAACACCCGAATCTCTCTCACCCTCGCCGCACTCGCCTGCGCGGCGCCCGGCGCTCACGCCGCCGATCTTCCGGCCTCCGTCGCCATTTCCGGCGGATGGAAACTGCAGACGGAGGCCAAAGTCGGCGCGGCCGGCGACTCAGTTTCTGGAGCACAGTATAAGACATCAGGATGGTATGACGCTGTTGTCCCCGGCACGGTGCTAACGACGCTGGTGCAGGCGGGCGTTTATCCCGAGCCGCTGTATGGCGAGAACAACCGGGCGATTCCCGAAAGCCTCAATAAGAGCAATTATTGGTATCGCACGACATTCACCGTCCCACGCGGCTATGCCGGCAAGGCCGTCTGGCTCCGGTTCGATGGGATCAACTACACTGCCAACGTCTGGATCAACGGACACAGCGCCGGCGAGATCCAAGGCGCGTTCACACGCGGCGTCTTTGACGTCACGCCCTATGTGAAGCCGGGCGCGACGAGCGTGCTGGCGGTGGAGGTGCATCCGCAGCCGCACCCCGGCGTTCCGCACGAGCATACGCAGGCGACCGGCACCGGCGGGAACGGCGGAATCACAGCCCTCGATGGACCCACGTTTCTCTGCACGATCGGCTGGGATTGGATGCCTGGGATCCGCGACCGCGATACGGGCATCTGGCGGGACGTCACCCTCAGCGCCACCGGTCCGGTCACCCTCACCGACACGGATGTCGTCTCCGACCTGCCCACGCCCAAGCTCGACGTCGCCGACTTAACCGTGCAGACAACGCTGCATAATACGACCGGACAAGCGCAGTCGGGAGAGCTGATCGGCGCGTTTGGCGGCGTCACGTTTCACAAGCCTATCACGCTGGCGGCGGCGGAGACCAAGCTTCTCACGCTGACGTCCGCCGATACGCCGCAGCTGCGCGTTCAAAACCCCAAACTCTGGTGGCCGAACGGGTATGGGCCGCAAAATCTCTACCATCTTCAGCTCAAGTTTGTGGCGAAGAACGATACCTCCGATGTGACCAACACCAACTTTGGCGTCCGCAAGATCACTTACGAAGTCCCCTCCTCCGAGAACCTGACGCTCTCGGTCAACAACGTCCCGATCATGGTGCGCGGCGGCGACTGGGGGATGGACGACGCGATGAAACGCGTCACCGCCAAACGGATCGACGCGCAGGTTCGGATGCACAAGCTCGCCAACCTGAACATGATCCGGAACTGGGTGGGACAGAGCACCAGTCAGTATCTCTACGACGCCTGCGACAAGTATGGGATTATGCTCTGGGACGAGTTCTTCCAGCCGAACCCCAGCGACGGCCCCAACCCGAGCGACGAAGCGCTGTATCTGGCGAACGTGCGCGAGAAGATCCTGCGCTTCCGCAGCCACCCGTCCATCGCCGTCTGGTGTGGGCGCAACGAAGGCCCGCCGCCGCCCGGAATCAACGCCGGGATCCAGGCGCTTATGACCGAGCTCGATCCCAAACGGCATTATCAGCCCAGCTCCACCGACGGCCGTGGCGTCCACTCCGGCGGCCCGTACTGCTATCAGGAGCCACGCAAGCTTTACAGCTTCAACGAGCCGTTCAAGACCGAAATCGGCGGCGTTTCCGTCCCCACCCTCGAAGGCGTCCGCTTGATGATGCCTGAGAAAGACTGGACCGAGATCAACGACGACTGGGCCGAGCACGACCTCTGCGCCGGCGCGCAGGGCGGCGACTGGTATCCCAAGACGCTCTCCGCGCGCTTCGGCAAAGCCGCCACGTTTGAAGACTTCGTACGCAAGGCGCAGCTCGCGAACTACGAGTACCATCGAGCGGTTTATGAAGGCCGCAACTCCAAGCTGTTCGCGCCGGCCTCCGGCGTCATTCTCTGGATGAGCCACCCCGCGCAGCCCAGCTTCGTCTGGCAGCTCTACAGCTACGACCTGGAGCCCAACGCCTCCCTGTTCGGCGCCCGCAAGGGCAACGAGATGGTCCATATCCAGATGAATCAGAGCGACTGGCGCTTGATTGCGGTCAATAACTCCGCGCGACCAATCGCCAATCTGACCGCCACGGCGACGGTGCTGAACCTCGACGGCTCGGTCCAATACACGCGCGACTTCCCCGTCTCAGCCCCCTCCGCCGCGACGAGCGATGTGGGCGCCATCGACTGGCCGGCGAACCTTTCCCCCGTCCACTTCGTCAAGCTCACGCTGCGCGACTCCCTGAAGCAGCTCGTCTCGGAGAACTTCTACTGGCGCGCCGATCCCGCGCATGAAGACGATTTCAGCGCGCTTGGCTCCCTGCCGACCGTCCCGCTCACGGCCAGCGCCGTCGCCCATGATTCGGGCGCAAACCGCCAGATTGTCGTCACGCTCCAGAACCCCGCCAAAGTCGTGGCGCTCATGACGCACCTTCAGCTGCGCCGCCAGCGCAGCGGCGCGCGCGTTCTGCCCGCCTTCTACAGCGACAACTACGTCTCGCTCCTGCCCGGCGAAACGCGCACGATCACCATCGACGCCGCCAAAGAAGATTTCGCGGGCGAAACACCGCAAGTCGTGATCGACGGCTGGAACGCCACGGTCGCCCCGAAAGACGCCGGCGCCAGCGGCGTCAGCTTCGCGCCGAACAACCATGCGGCGGAGACGCATACGTTTGTCCGAAACATCCACATCCTGAAAAACATCAACTCCGGCGGCGCAGCCGTCGGAATCTTCTCGGCGGATGGAAACTTCTCCGACGGCAACGTCTACGGATCCGACGCCGTGGTGGACACCAGCGCGCCGAACGCCGGCCCGGCCGCTCTCTATCAAACGGAGCGCTGGGGCAATCTGACCTACAACCTCCCCGTGGCGCCCGCCGACGCCAAACGCGCATTCACGGTGCGCCTGCACTTCGCCGAAAACAAGTACGAATCCGCCGGCCAGCGCAAATTCGCCGTCACGATCAACGGCAAACGCGTCCTCAACGAATTCGACATCTTCGCCGAAGCCGGCGGATCGAAAAAGGCGCTGGTGAAAGACTTTCCGGGCATTGTTCCGAATGCCGATGGGGAGATTGTGATCGATTTTATCAAGGGCTCGGCGGACGAGGCGAAGGTCTGCGGAGTGCAGATTTTTTGA
- a CDS encoding AraC family transcriptional regulator, producing MENRTNISSHCFNDIARRVPGAADHLLPLISRRDDLILEHNLMVSTNHHEDFYSLYFVRQGSGRHMVNDVVYSVSRGDVYIMSPGAVHAYRQAEQLVLDALYFTLDIFTPLEMDWLRATAGFLPLLVGSESRGSDDASGGRLLHLNPAQHTRMTQLVDTLHGEWLRGDYGNALMTRALFLELLVRLARFCDENAAADYGSSVAHTPKSEETLAAALRFMDERFAEPLRIEQIAASVFLSADRFTEVFSAAMGRSPSDYLRYIRIEHAKLLLATTDLPITRIAADSGFDQASYFTHVFRKAVDQTPREYRAGARR from the coding sequence ATGGAAAACCGCACCAACATCTCCTCTCACTGTTTCAACGATATCGCCAGACGCGTTCCCGGCGCCGCCGACCATCTGCTGCCGCTGATCAGCCGGCGCGACGACTTAATCCTTGAGCACAACCTGATGGTCTCCACGAATCACCACGAGGATTTCTACTCACTGTACTTTGTCCGTCAGGGCTCCGGCCGCCATATGGTGAACGATGTGGTGTACAGCGTTTCGCGTGGGGACGTCTACATCATGAGCCCCGGCGCCGTGCACGCCTACCGGCAGGCGGAGCAGTTGGTTCTGGACGCGCTTTACTTCACTCTGGATATCTTTACGCCGCTGGAGATGGATTGGCTGCGCGCGACTGCGGGGTTTCTGCCGCTGCTGGTCGGGTCGGAGTCTCGGGGGAGCGATGACGCCAGCGGCGGGCGTCTGCTGCATTTGAATCCGGCGCAGCATACGCGGATGACGCAACTGGTCGATACGCTGCATGGGGAGTGGCTTCGGGGGGATTACGGAAACGCGCTCATGACGCGCGCGCTGTTCCTGGAGCTTCTGGTGCGCCTGGCGCGTTTTTGCGACGAGAACGCCGCCGCCGATTACGGGTCGAGCGTCGCCCACACGCCCAAATCCGAAGAGACGCTGGCGGCGGCGCTGCGCTTTATGGACGAGCGTTTCGCCGAGCCGCTCCGGATCGAGCAGATCGCGGCCTCGGTTTTCCTCTCCGCCGATCGTTTCACCGAAGTCTTCTCGGCGGCGATGGGCCGCTCCCCCAGCGATTACCTGCGTTATATCCGGATCGAGCACGCCAAACTGCTGCTCGCCACCACGGACCTGCCGATCACCCGGATCGCCGCCGATTCCGGCTTCGATCAAGCGTCTTACTTCACCCACGTCTTTCGAAAAGCCGTGGATCAAACCCCGCGAGAATACCGCGCGGGCGCAAGGCGGTGA
- a CDS encoding alpha-L-rhamnosidase has product MTMTQSVLEVSSPARDNTMTTINSLRCEFADSPACVDTFAPRLSWEIASEQRGWAQGAYRIWVASHPRLLKEGKADRWDSGRVESRRTARIAYAGKTLRSGERCFWKVQVWDQSGESETVSETGVWSMGILYSSDWKASWISASTPRDVVVDGRTLPPCAYLRRKFTVDQPIKSATIFATARGLYEMHLNGARLGDSRLSPGWTDYDKRIQYQSYDVTALLRQGGNALGAVLGDGWYSGYLGFDVQRDHYGDRPQLLAQLVIEYADGARELIVTDGNWRAATGPIDYSDFLMGEQYDARKELIGWDRPEFSDASWRSARVQSDSVTAPGHPALVGDSGPPIRVTQELRPIAITQPAPGAYLFDLGQNMVGWARLAVTAPAGTRIQMRFAEMLNPDGTLYTTNLRAAKSTDVYICRGDGVETYEPRFTFHGFRYVEVTGYPGEPSLDTITGCFVGSDAPDAGTFECSDPMVNQLQSNIVWGQRGNFLSIPTDCPQRDERLGWMGDAQIFVRTATYNRDVQTFFNKWIQDVEDAQAADGGYPDVAPRRVDDRNGAPAWGDAGVIVPWTIYHTYGDTDLISKHWASMTRWMDYLTIANPSGLWENERHNDFGDWLSIDADTPKDVLATAYYAYDAALMARMARAIGRREDAATYDALFTHIKNAFHSAYVTPDGKVKGETQTCYVLALRFGLLPENLRPLAAKHLTDDIAAKNGHLSTGFVGVGYLCPVLTETGYNDIAYQLLLNDTFPSWGYSIRQGATTIWERWDGWTKEKGFQDPGMNSFNHYSLGSVGQWLYQTVAGIDTEGAGFERIVIAPRPGPGLTYARATYHGTHGPIASAWDASANGLTMDVSIPANATATVFVPTSDPRTVTEGGRPAADAPGVRFLRHENGRAVYAVGSGTYTFAAR; this is encoded by the coding sequence ATGACAATGACACAATCGGTTTTGGAGGTTTCCTCGCCGGCGCGAGACAACACGATGACGACGATTAATTCTCTGCGCTGCGAATTTGCAGATAGCCCGGCGTGCGTCGATACCTTCGCCCCGCGTCTGAGCTGGGAGATCGCCTCCGAGCAGCGCGGCTGGGCGCAAGGCGCGTATCGGATCTGGGTCGCCTCTCACCCCAGGCTCCTCAAGGAAGGCAAAGCGGATCGATGGGACAGCGGAAGGGTCGAATCCCGGCGGACGGCGCGGATCGCCTACGCGGGAAAGACGCTCCGGTCCGGCGAACGCTGCTTCTGGAAGGTTCAGGTCTGGGATCAGTCCGGCGAGTCGGAAACCGTCAGCGAGACGGGCGTCTGGAGCATGGGAATCCTCTATTCCTCCGATTGGAAGGCGTCGTGGATCTCCGCCAGCACGCCCCGCGATGTCGTCGTGGACGGGCGCACGCTGCCGCCCTGCGCCTATTTGAGAAGAAAATTCACCGTCGATCAGCCGATCAAGAGCGCGACGATCTTCGCGACCGCGCGCGGCCTTTATGAGATGCATCTCAACGGCGCGCGCCTTGGCGATTCGCGGCTCAGCCCCGGCTGGACCGATTACGACAAGCGGATCCAATATCAGTCGTACGATGTCACGGCGCTGCTTCGTCAGGGCGGCAACGCGCTGGGCGCCGTGCTGGGCGACGGCTGGTATAGCGGCTACCTGGGATTCGACGTCCAGCGCGACCACTACGGCGACCGACCGCAGCTTCTCGCGCAGCTTGTCATCGAATACGCCGACGGCGCGCGCGAACTCATCGTGACCGACGGCAACTGGCGCGCCGCTACCGGCCCCATCGATTACTCCGACTTTTTGATGGGCGAGCAGTATGACGCCCGCAAAGAGCTCATCGGCTGGGACCGTCCGGAGTTTTCCGACGCGTCATGGCGGTCGGCCCGAGTCCAAAGCGACTCCGTGACGGCGCCCGGCCATCCGGCGCTCGTCGGCGATTCGGGACCGCCGATCCGAGTGACGCAGGAACTGCGCCCCATCGCGATCACGCAGCCGGCTCCCGGAGCGTATCTCTTCGATCTCGGCCAAAACATGGTCGGCTGGGCGCGTCTCGCGGTGACGGCGCCCGCCGGGACACGCATTCAGATGCGCTTCGCCGAGATGCTCAATCCCGACGGGACGCTGTACACGACGAACCTGCGGGCGGCGAAGTCGACGGACGTCTACATTTGCCGGGGCGACGGCGTGGAGACTTACGAACCGCGCTTCACCTTCCATGGGTTCCGATACGTCGAAGTGACGGGATATCCGGGCGAACCGTCTCTGGACACGATCACCGGATGCTTTGTCGGCTCCGACGCGCCGGACGCCGGAACATTTGAATGCTCCGACCCGATGGTCAACCAGCTGCAAAGCAATATCGTCTGGGGCCAGCGCGGCAACTTCCTGAGCATCCCGACCGACTGCCCGCAGCGCGACGAGCGGCTGGGATGGATGGGCGACGCGCAGATCTTCGTCCGCACCGCCACGTACAATCGCGACGTGCAGACGTTCTTCAACAAGTGGATTCAGGATGTGGAAGACGCACAGGCGGCCGACGGCGGCTATCCCGATGTCGCGCCGCGCCGCGTGGACGACCGCAATGGCGCGCCGGCTTGGGGCGACGCCGGCGTGATCGTCCCATGGACGATCTATCACACCTACGGCGACACGGATCTCATTTCCAAGCACTGGGCGTCGATGACGCGCTGGATGGACTATCTCACGATCGCCAATCCCAGCGGCTTGTGGGAGAACGAGCGCCACAACGACTTCGGCGACTGGCTCTCCATCGACGCCGACACGCCCAAGGATGTTCTCGCGACGGCCTATTACGCCTACGACGCCGCGCTGATGGCGCGGATGGCCCGCGCGATCGGCCGCAGGGAGGACGCGGCGACGTATGACGCTCTGTTCACGCACATCAAAAACGCGTTCCACAGCGCTTATGTCACCCCCGACGGCAAGGTCAAAGGCGAGACACAGACCTGCTACGTGCTCGCCCTGCGCTTCGGTCTGCTGCCGGAGAACCTGCGCCCGCTGGCCGCGAAGCATCTGACGGACGACATCGCCGCGAAGAACGGCCACCTCTCGACCGGCTTCGTCGGCGTCGGCTATCTCTGTCCGGTCCTGACCGAGACGGGTTACAACGACATCGCTTACCAGCTGCTTTTGAACGACACGTTCCCCAGCTGGGGGTACTCGATCCGGCAGGGCGCGACGACCATCTGGGAGCGCTGGGACGGCTGGACAAAAGAAAAGGGGTTCCAGGACCCCGGCATGAACTCGTTCAACCATTACTCCCTCGGCTCGGTCGGCCAGTGGCTCTATCAAACCGTCGCCGGCATCGACACCGAGGGCGCCGGTTTTGAGCGCATCGTCATCGCCCCCCGTCCCGGTCCCGGCCTGACCTATGCCCGCGCCACCTACCACGGAACCCACGGCCCAATCGCCAGCGCCTGGGACGCCAGCGCAAACGGACTGACCATGGATGTCTCGATCCCCGCCAACGCTACGGCCACGGTGTTTGTCCCGACCTCCGATCCGCGCACGGTCACCGAAGGCGGCCGGCCCGCCGCCGACGCGCCCGGGGTGCGGTTCCTGCGTCACGAAAACGGCCGTGCGGTCTACGCCGTCGGCTCGGGAACGTACACATTCGCGGCGCGCTGA
- a CDS encoding alpha-L-rhamnosidase C-terminal domain-containing protein, producing MPYPKYAALWMTLAAATLTPAAPGASKTPPTVDPTYGLPIPKQPKAPAAVSATQWIWADTKTDNQTISLRRAFDLKAAPKKAVLYLTADDFFTLFVNGRQIDQSVPDPNDRDVWKRVHRIDVTPYLRAGKNALAARVVNAGGDAGFLAQLEIDGQAAILTDTSWKVSTDATPPADWSAVDFDADAWKPAAAIAPLSGGVWANVGGLQGWPGYEAVTAVPYLAHLTLPFARVADAHPGAGAFAGADNLANHSDAVLTVTPPPAGATDVPSLLLDFGKEIAGRVRIEPLTSGTVIVGTGESDDEALKAPWGGPHSLILTPGNASYTPYSAFRYVRLTFPAGTAQDPIRLRVSCDHKYYPVEYKGWFDCSDALLTKLWYTGAYTAHLCMQEDIWDAPKRDRARWIGDLHVSGEVINNVFADKFLMEQTMTRLRDDVQGGRPNTELPNNHVNTIPGYSCSWICTLADFHRHLGDYAYLKSQHDALISLLEYMRGELDERGLFANKLGKWPFVDWSPEFDGDHPMARATTHLFYVKAAREAAFLLREMNDAPSAAKYDAWADTLTAAARQYLPDAATDTYGNRLQENAMAVYSDVATPAQQTAIYSKVLTPDSPSWDKSGALLGNNPVLSPYYGNYIIAAMSQTGHNADTLRVLRDYWGGMLAEGATTFWEGYDPKLPKEHFHQFLQADNITGMNASLCHGWSAGPTNLLTERILGVSPTSGGFQTAEIIPDLGDLTWAEGAVPTPHGLLRVRAARAASQLTVTVTVPQGVSATVGVPGSGVTINGRPAKSIQSKDGRSFVPVAAGKSIVVSQI from the coding sequence ATGCCCTACCCGAAATACGCCGCGCTCTGGATGACGCTCGCTGCGGCGACTCTGACTCCGGCAGCGCCCGGCGCCTCCAAGACGCCGCCGACCGTCGACCCGACATACGGCCTTCCGATTCCGAAGCAGCCAAAAGCGCCTGCGGCCGTATCGGCGACCCAATGGATCTGGGCGGACACGAAAACGGACAATCAGACGATCTCTCTGCGGCGCGCGTTCGATCTTAAGGCCGCGCCCAAAAAAGCGGTGCTTTATCTCACCGCCGACGACTTTTTCACGCTGTTCGTCAACGGCAGGCAGATCGACCAATCCGTTCCAGACCCCAATGACCGGGATGTCTGGAAGCGTGTCCACCGGATCGATGTCACACCGTATCTGCGCGCCGGCAAGAACGCGCTGGCGGCGCGCGTCGTAAACGCCGGCGGAGACGCCGGATTCCTGGCGCAGCTGGAAATCGACGGCCAGGCTGCAATCCTGACGGACACGAGCTGGAAAGTCTCCACGGACGCGACGCCGCCGGCCGATTGGAGCGCCGTGGACTTTGACGCCGACGCCTGGAAACCGGCCGCCGCCATCGCCCCGCTTTCGGGCGGCGTCTGGGCGAACGTGGGCGGTTTGCAGGGCTGGCCCGGCTACGAAGCCGTGACGGCGGTTCCATACCTCGCCCATCTGACGCTGCCCTTTGCCCGCGTGGCGGACGCGCATCCCGGCGCGGGAGCCTTCGCGGGCGCGGACAACCTGGCGAACCATTCCGACGCCGTGCTGACCGTCACCCCGCCGCCGGCGGGCGCCACGGACGTCCCAAGTTTGCTGCTGGACTTTGGGAAAGAGATCGCGGGACGCGTTCGGATCGAGCCGCTGACATCGGGAACGGTCATCGTGGGAACGGGCGAGTCGGATGACGAAGCCCTCAAAGCACCCTGGGGCGGGCCGCATTCCCTGATTTTGACGCCGGGAAATGCGTCGTACACGCCGTACAGCGCGTTTCGATATGTGCGCCTGACGTTTCCCGCCGGGACCGCGCAGGACCCCATTCGCCTGCGCGTCTCCTGCGACCACAAATACTATCCCGTTGAGTACAAAGGCTGGTTCGACTGTTCCGACGCATTGCTGACCAAGCTCTGGTACACGGGCGCGTACACCGCCCATCTGTGCATGCAGGAAGATATTTGGGACGCGCCCAAGCGCGACCGAGCCCGCTGGATCGGCGACCTGCATGTTTCCGGGGAAGTGATCAACAACGTGTTCGCCGACAAGTTCTTGATGGAGCAGACGATGACGCGCCTGCGCGACGACGTTCAGGGCGGCCGGCCGAACACCGAACTTCCGAACAATCACGTCAACACCATCCCCGGCTATTCCTGCTCCTGGATCTGCACGCTCGCGGATTTCCACCGGCATCTCGGTGATTACGCTTATCTCAAGAGCCAGCACGACGCGCTGATCTCCCTGCTGGAGTACATGCGCGGCGAGCTGGACGAACGCGGGCTGTTCGCCAACAAACTCGGCAAATGGCCCTTCGTCGACTGGTCGCCGGAGTTCGACGGCGACCACCCGATGGCGCGAGCGACCACGCATCTTTTTTACGTGAAAGCCGCGCGGGAAGCCGCGTTTCTTCTCCGCGAGATGAACGACGCGCCCAGCGCCGCGAAGTACGACGCCTGGGCGGATACTCTGACCGCCGCCGCGCGCCAGTATCTGCCGGACGCCGCCACGGACACGTACGGTAACCGGCTTCAGGAGAATGCGATGGCGGTTTATTCCGACGTCGCCACCCCCGCACAACAGACCGCCATCTACAGCAAGGTCCTCACCCCGGACAGCCCCTCCTGGGACAAGTCAGGCGCGCTGCTCGGCAACAACCCGGTGCTGTCGCCGTACTACGGCAACTACATTATCGCCGCCATGAGCCAGACCGGCCATAACGCCGATACCCTGCGTGTCCTGCGGGACTACTGGGGCGGGATGCTCGCCGAAGGCGCGACGACCTTCTGGGAAGGTTACGACCCGAAATTGCCGAAGGAGCACTTCCATCAGTTCCTGCAAGCCGACAATATCACCGGCATGAACGCCAGCCTCTGCCACGGCTGGTCGGCGGGTCCAACAAATCTGCTGACCGAACGCATCCTGGGCGTCTCCCCGACCAGCGGAGGTTTCCAGACCGCCGAGATCATCCCCGACCTCGGCGACCTGACCTGGGCCGAAGGCGCCGTCCCCACTCCACACGGCCTCCTGCGCGTCCGAGCCGCCCGCGCGGCTTCCCAACTGACTGTCACTGTGACCGTGCCCCAGGGCGTCTCCGCAACGGTCGGCGTCCCCGGCTCCGGCGTGACGATCAATGGGCGTCCGGCGAAGTCCATCCAGTCGAAAGACGGCCGGAGCTTTGTGCCGGTTGCGGCTGGGAAGAGCATCGTCGTTTCTCAGATCTAG